The segment TGCCTCATGCCTGAAGCAATGATCGACATGGTCTCTTTGCTGTCAGCCCCAAACTCTTCAAGGATCTCACGAGTAAGGCGATTGTTGGTGAGATAGATAATGACCGCTGTTACAATTGCTACGCAGAGCGAGAGGACAATGAGTATTTTTCTGTCAAGGCTCTTTACAAAGATATTCGGCAAAGGCGCATCCCCCTCAGGACTTTCACGGATTATACCAATAAGATAATGCCAATACAACGCCTATTTGAAGCTCTGTTCTTCCGAGGGAAACGTGCCGTCTTCCACCTCTCTCTTATAATCACGCATTGCAGCAAGTGCCTCTTCCTTGAGTTTCGCATACCGCTTCACGAACTTTGGCACAAAACGGTCAAACAGGCCGAGCAGGTCATGCAGCACCAGCACCTGACCGTCACAATAGGGACCAGCACCAATGCCGATAGTAGGAATGGAAAGGGACTTTGTGATCTCTCGGGCAAGAGAAAGGGGAATACCTTCAAGGACAACGGAAAACGCACCAGAATCTTCGACAATTTTCGCCTCTTCGATCAGCTTCCTGGCGGCGCTCTTTGTCTTCCCCTGCACCTTATATCCGCCCATCCTGTGGATCGACTGGGGCGTAAGGCCGATATGGGCCATTACCGGGATATCTGACCTGGTCATGGCCCTGATCCTGTCAGCGATCTCGGAGCCGCCTTCGATCTTGATCGCGGCAGCTCCCCCTTCCTTGAGAAACCGGCCGGCATTCCTGATCGCATCTTCAACGCCTGACTGGTATGACATGAAAGGCATATCGCCGATGACAAGGGCGTTCTTTACCGCCCGGGAAACCATTTTAGTATGGTAGATCATCTCATCCATGGTCACCGGCAGGGTGTTTTCGAGTCCCTGAACAACGACGCCAAGCGAGTCGCCGACAAGCACCGCATCAAGGCCCGCCTCGTCCGCGATCTGGGCAAACGGATAGTCATATGCGGTCAGCATCGTGATCTTCGCTCCCTCGGCCTTCTTCTTCAGAAAATCCTGCACTGTTATCTTCGGCATCCGCGCCCCCAAATCGTATGGATTTTGTGCATTATACTTATATGGCAGCCTGCAGCCATACTGTCAAGCACCGAACCTTGCCCTACTCAGGCAACTTTGTCTTCATAAACTCGATCAAGGCATCCATTTTCTGCTTCAGCTTTTCGAACCCTTTGAACGTCAGCGACTGGGGGCCGTCAGACAGGGCATGTTCAGGGTCCGGATGGACCTCAACCATAATGCCGTGAGAGCCGACAACTGCAGCGGCAAGCGATAAGGGGCTCACCAGGCTCCTCTTCCCTGTTGCATGGCTTGGATCAAAGATCACCGGCAGATGACAACTCTCAGCCACAAGCGGGATGACCGAAAGATCCGACGTATTTCTCGTGGCAGTCTCAAAGGTCCTGATGCCGCGCTCGCAGAGTATCACATCGGAGTTGCCTTCAAGAAGTATGTATTCGGCAGAGGCAAGCCATTCCTCAACAGTTGCAGACAATCCCCGCTTAAGGATCACCGGCCTTTTGGTTCTTCCAACCTCCCGCAGCAGGTCAAAGTTCTGCATATTGCGGGCACCGATCTGAAGGATATCAGCCTTTGAGGCCGTGTTCTCGACCTGTTCAGGGCTCATTACCTCTGTCGCGATGAGAACGCCGACCTCTTTTCGTACTTCGTCAAGGATCTCTATGCCCACTTCACGCAGTCCCTGGAAGCTGTGCGGGCTTGTACGGGGCTTGTACGCACCGGCACGCAACACGGGAACTCCTACTTTTTTGAGATATCTGGCAGTCTTGAATATCTGCTCCCTGCTTTCTATGGCGCACGGACCTGCGATGAAAAGAAACGGCGATCTCCCGCCGATCTTCACAGCCCTGGAAAGTTTGATGACCGAGTCTGCAGGATGAAAATCCCTGCTCACCAGCTTATACGGCTTGGTCACGTGAATGATCTCCAGAATGCCTTTAAGCGCCCTGATCGGACCATCATCGATCCACGACTGATTGCCGATGATACCGATGGCCGTGCGCTCGGCACCGGGTATGGCAACGGGCTTAAACCCCATATTCCTGATAGTGCTCTTGACCCTCTCGATGTCCTTGTCTGCAGCAGAGTGATGCATTACGATAAGCATGATTGAATCTCCTTCTTATGATGATCTATTCTATGGAAAGGCAGTTCTAAATATCAATGATGCTTATTATTCCTATGGTATAATTGCTGAATGTTTATGAAGCGATTTCCTCTTTTTTTCATGCTTATTGCCGGTCTCGCCATCCTCTCCTGCCCGGTGACTGCAATTGCATCTGCCTCGGAGCAGGAGACCGAGCTTTTCAACAAGGGTTACGAATACCTGTTTTCCTACAAGCCTGATAAGGCAGCCGAAACATTCAGAATGTTCCTTAAAGAATATCCGGAAAGCTCAGCGCGCGATGCTGCCATGTTCTGGCTCGGCAAGACCCTCATCAGCATGAAATCATATAGTGAGGCCGAGCAGACCTTCCAGACCATACAAAAAGAATTTCCTGACAGCCCTTTTCTGGTCTTTATTGGTATCGAAATGGAAGAGATCGTAAGGCTCCGATCGGCCGCACTTAATAAGGACAACAGAGAGGCGTCGTTGCAGCAGAAAGATGGCAATCCCAAAGAAGTAAAGGATGGAAAGAGATCAGGAGAGGCAGACAGAAAGCTGACTCAGCTTCAGACAGATAAAGAAAAGGCTGAAGCGCTCCTTGAAGAGGAACGCAGGGTTAACCGTGAGCGCATGCTCAGGATCACGGACCTGGAATCCGGAGAAGCCCTTTTGAAGAAGCAGAATACTGACCTTGAAGTTCAGGTGCTCCGCCTGGCGGATCTGGAAAAAAACCTGAAAGAAGCAAGGAGCGAAAGAGACCGCCTCAACAGACAGATAGCACGACTCTCCGCGGAGAAAAGTTCCTCAGAAAAAGACACGGTCATTACGACAATGCCGCAGCCCCAGGAGCAGAAGGCTGCTGTCGAGGGAGGAGAGCCCTTGCGCTTCAGACTCGCGCAGCTGGAGCTGCTCAGCGAAGAACAAGGGAAAGAACTTGCCAGGGCCAGAAAAGAGCAGGAGAGACTTGAAAGACTGGTAATGGAGGAAAAGAAACTTGTATCAGAGCTCAAGACCGATCTTGCCCGCTCAAAAGAACGAGAAAAGGGTGATAATACTGCATCATCAGGAAGGGACGCCGAGAAACTGGTCGCAGAGGTCAATACATTCAAAGGTCAGGTGAGCGGGCTGCAGGCTGAAAATAAGAACCTTGGGAACAGGATCGAGGAGATGGAGCTTCAGGCTGAACAGCGGATCCGGGATATGAGGATCCTGAACGCCTATCTTTCCAGGCTGATGTTCCAGAAAAAAGATGCTCCGAAACCGCAGACAGACCCGAAGGCCGGAGAAGAACGGGACAGGCTCAAATCAACACTTGAAGAGGAAAAAAAGCGTTCTGCAGATCTAAGCAATCAGCTTGCGAAACTTAAAGAGCGGCCGGCTCATGCGGAAACAGTACAGGAGAGACCTTCTTCACTGCAGCTTGCTTCTGACGCCCTTGTCAGGATCGGCAGCAGAGACTATCCCCTTGCACAGATCATTGATTATCAGATCACTGCTTCACTCATGCTGAAGAGCATCGGGGCAAGGGATATTGCCTGGAGAACCGGAAATCCGCTCAACGATTTTATATCTGAAGAACTTCTCCTTATGGAGGCAAGAAAGATCAATCTGTCGTCTGACACGAAAAAACAGAAGGAGATGATCGAAAAATACAGGCTCGGCACCGCAGAAGCTGCCTACCTCGAAAAGGTCATGACCATTGCCCGATACCTGGACACACAATATACTGACAGCTCACCAGACAAATGGCTGGAGCTCATATCGGTTGACTACAAGCCCGGGGATGCCGCATCAAAAACGGTCCTGGCAACCGATATTCAGAAGGCCGCCCGGGGAGGAACGTCATTTGAAGAAATTGCAAAGATGTATCCCGAAGGCGTCAGATTCATTCGCCTGAGCATCAAGGAGTTCAGCACAAAGTATAAGGACAAAAGCCAGATCATTCAGAAGCTCAATTTTCTCAATGAAGAAACGGTGGTTATGTGGTCTGAGCTCGGCTATATGCTGATCAAGCCGGTCTCGACCCGAACCCCCTTCAATCCCTTTGAGGAACTTGCATCAGAGAAAAAAGAAAGGCTCACTGCGTTCCTTAAGCAATGGTTTTCTGAGCACACGAAACAGCCTTGATCATCCTTCTTCAACTCAGCGGCGGTATCGCTCCGCTGAGCTGAAGAAAAAATATCTATCGCAGCCTGTCTGCCAACTATTTCAGGCCTGAAATCTCGATCTTTCCAAGGTCAATCCGTGCCTTGGCCAGTCTGCCGAAATACTTCTTCACTTTCAGGAGATTGCCTGCCTTGACCGCCTTGAAGAGGTCGCCCTCAAGTTCGGCGACTTCGAGCCGCTCATAATAGTCCAACATCTCTTTCAGATGTGCCAGAACGATCTTGCCCGTCAGAAGTGGATGGTTGTTGGTAACATTGGCATCCTTGAACCGCACGCCATGCTCAAGCTCCACTTCAAGGCCGCGCCGGAACTCCTGAAGCGGTATGGCCATCTTCTCTGTGTTTACCCGGGACAGTATGATCCTGGCATCTTTTGCAGTGACCTTATCGTCCTTTTTCCGGGTCCAGTCCTCAAGTTTCAGTTCTTTGCATACCCTTTTTACTTCCTCGATCGTAATGTATTGCGGCAGTTTCATGGTTATCCTCCTCCTGTCTGCTGGTATTACCGTTGGTTAATCCTTGAATTTTGCAGCCGTGCGATTATAGGAATGCTCCAG is part of the Nitrospirota bacterium genome and harbors:
- the panB gene encoding 3-methyl-2-oxobutanoate hydroxymethyltransferase — protein: MPKITVQDFLKKKAEGAKITMLTAYDYPFAQIADEAGLDAVLVGDSLGVVVQGLENTLPVTMDEMIYHTKMVSRAVKNALVIGDMPFMSYQSGVEDAIRNAGRFLKEGGAAAIKIEGGSEIADRIRAMTRSDIPVMAHIGLTPQSIHRMGGYKVQGKTKSAARKLIEEAKIVEDSGAFSVVLEGIPLSLAREITKSLSIPTIGIGAGPYCDGQVLVLHDLLGLFDRFVPKFVKRYAKLKEEALAAMRDYKREVEDGTFPSEEQSFK
- the aroF gene encoding 3-deoxy-7-phosphoheptulonate synthase, which translates into the protein MLIVMHHSAADKDIERVKSTIRNMGFKPVAIPGAERTAIGIIGNQSWIDDGPIRALKGILEIIHVTKPYKLVSRDFHPADSVIKLSRAVKIGGRSPFLFIAGPCAIESREQIFKTARYLKKVGVPVLRAGAYKPRTSPHSFQGLREVGIEILDEVRKEVGVLIATEVMSPEQVENTASKADILQIGARNMQNFDLLREVGRTKRPVILKRGLSATVEEWLASAEYILLEGNSDVILCERGIRTFETATRNTSDLSVIPLVAESCHLPVIFDPSHATGKRSLVSPLSLAAAVVGSHGIMVEVHPDPEHALSDGPQSLTFKGFEKLKQKMDALIEFMKTKLPE
- a CDS encoding tetratricopeptide repeat protein, producing the protein MKRFPLFFMLIAGLAILSCPVTAIASASEQETELFNKGYEYLFSYKPDKAAETFRMFLKEYPESSARDAAMFWLGKTLISMKSYSEAEQTFQTIQKEFPDSPFLVFIGIEMEEIVRLRSAALNKDNREASLQQKDGNPKEVKDGKRSGEADRKLTQLQTDKEKAEALLEEERRVNRERMLRITDLESGEALLKKQNTDLEVQVLRLADLEKNLKEARSERDRLNRQIARLSAEKSSSEKDTVITTMPQPQEQKAAVEGGEPLRFRLAQLELLSEEQGKELARARKEQERLERLVMEEKKLVSELKTDLARSKEREKGDNTASSGRDAEKLVAEVNTFKGQVSGLQAENKNLGNRIEEMELQAEQRIRDMRILNAYLSRLMFQKKDAPKPQTDPKAGEERDRLKSTLEEEKKRSADLSNQLAKLKERPAHAETVQERPSSLQLASDALVRIGSRDYPLAQIIDYQITASLMLKSIGARDIAWRTGNPLNDFISEELLLMEARKINLSSDTKKQKEMIEKYRLGTAEAAYLEKVMTIARYLDTQYTDSSPDKWLELISVDYKPGDAASKTVLATDIQKAARGGTSFEEIAKMYPEGVRFIRLSIKEFSTKYKDKSQIIQKLNFLNEETVVMWSELGYMLIKPVSTRTPFNPFEELASEKKERLTAFLKQWFSEHTKQP